From the genome of Anaerolineales bacterium, one region includes:
- a CDS encoding beta-glucosidase, producing MARLLFPEGFLWGAATAAYQIEGAWNRDGKGESIWDRFTHRPNRIRRGDTGDVACDHYRRMPQDVALIRSLGLQSYRFSVAWTRVLPRGKGKVNPKGLGFYDRLVDKLLEAGIVPNATLNHWDFPQALEDLGGWPDRRSADWFTDYARVVFEKLGDRVAMWATHNEPYIVAILGYATGDFAPGMADWNAGIRAAHHLLLAHGQTVDLFRQMGCQGKIGIVLDHPWYIPASPAAEDAAACRRAFDAAQRIFLEAVFHGRYPELLATWSKSLLPPVQPGDLKQIARPIDFLGINHYSTVAVGQSSRGGFLKTSHEEVSSPAMGKTAVGWGIYPPGLTAVLENLRDRYGNPPVYITENGAALADTPDSRGFVEDWGRVDFLRGYLRAVHRAVAAGCDVRGYYVWSLMDNFEWAQGYDPRFGIVRVDYKTQKRTPKRSALWYREVIERNGLDE from the coding sequence ATGGCGCGATTGCTGTTTCCGGAAGGTTTCCTCTGGGGGGCGGCGACGGCCGCGTATCAGATCGAAGGCGCTTGGAACAGGGACGGCAAAGGGGAAAGCATCTGGGACCGGTTCACGCACCGGCCGAACCGGATCCGCCGCGGCGATACGGGCGACGTCGCCTGCGATCATTACCGGCGGATGCCGCAAGACGTCGCGCTGATCCGCTCGCTCGGGCTGCAGTCGTATCGGTTCTCCGTCGCCTGGACGCGCGTGCTTCCCCGGGGCAAGGGGAAGGTCAATCCCAAGGGGCTGGGTTTCTACGACCGCCTGGTCGACAAGCTCCTCGAGGCCGGGATCGTTCCCAACGCAACCCTCAATCATTGGGATTTTCCGCAGGCGCTGGAGGATCTGGGCGGCTGGCCGGATCGGCGCAGCGCGGATTGGTTCACGGACTACGCGCGGGTCGTGTTTGAAAAGCTCGGCGACCGGGTGGCGATGTGGGCGACCCACAACGAACCCTACATCGTCGCCATCCTCGGCTACGCCACCGGGGATTTCGCGCCGGGAATGGCGGATTGGAACGCGGGGATCCGCGCGGCGCACCATCTGCTCCTGGCCCACGGCCAGACAGTGGATCTTTTCCGGCAAATGGGCTGCCAGGGGAAAATCGGAATCGTCCTCGACCATCCCTGGTACATCCCGGCCTCCCCCGCCGCGGAGGACGCCGCCGCCTGCCGGAGGGCTTTCGACGCCGCCCAGCGGATTTTCCTCGAAGCGGTTTTCCACGGCCGCTATCCGGAATTGCTCGCGACGTGGAGCAAATCGCTTCTCCCGCCGGTCCAACCCGGGGATCTGAAGCAGATCGCGCGCCCGATCGACTTCCTGGGGATCAACCACTACAGTACGGTGGCGGTCGGGCAGTCCAGCCGCGGAGGGTTTCTGAAAACCTCCCACGAAGAGGTCAGTTCGCCGGCGATGGGGAAAACCGCCGTCGGCTGGGGAATTTACCCGCCGGGCTTGACCGCCGTGCTGGAAAACCTGCGTGACCGCTACGGCAATCCGCCGGTTTACATCACCGAAAACGGGGCGGCCTTGGCCGATACGCCGGATTCGAGGGGATTCGTCGAGGATTGGGGGCGGGTGGATTTTCTGCGCGGATACCTGCGCGCGGTTCACCGCGCCGTCGCGGCGGGATGCGACGTGCGCGGGTATTACGTCTGGAGCCTGATGGACAACTTTGAATGGGCGCAGGGCTACGATCCGCGGTTCGGGATCGTCCGGGTGGACTACAAAACCCAGAAACGCACTCCCAAACGGAGCGCGTTGTGGTACCGGGAAGTGATCGAACGGAACGGTTTGGACGAGTAG
- a CDS encoding 50S ribosomal protein L9 — translation MGAEENPFRSAALPAPIALLAENSTPRKGLTMKVLLLKDVYKLGRAGDVKKVADGYGRNFLLPQKLAMLATPGAVKQAEKIRQAALAERTRLNQEMGLVAEKLQAATLTFQARAGETGRLYGSITTSDIAAAIERETGIHIDRRHIAHQPLRELGAFKVAVRLTVDLIPEISVVVKGLGEEGEAEPEPEPEPAAPAAPAP, via the coding sequence ATGGGCGCGGAGGAAAACCCCTTCCGCTCCGCGGCCTTGCCGGCCCCCATCGCACTCTTGGCGGAGAATTCCACTCCACGAAAGGGCTTGACGATGAAAGTGCTTCTCCTCAAGGACGTCTACAAACTGGGCCGCGCGGGGGACGTGAAGAAAGTGGCCGACGGCTACGGCCGCAATTTCCTCCTGCCGCAAAAACTGGCGATGCTGGCCACGCCCGGCGCCGTGAAGCAGGCGGAGAAGATCCGCCAGGCGGCGCTGGCCGAACGCACGCGGCTTAACCAGGAGATGGGTTTGGTCGCGGAAAAACTTCAGGCAGCCACCCTCACCTTCCAGGCGCGCGCCGGCGAGACCGGACGGCTGTACGGATCGATCACCACCAGCGACATCGCCGCCGCGATCGAACGCGAGACCGGCATCCACATCGACCGCCGGCACATCGCCCACCAGCCGCTGCGCGAGTTGGGCGCCTTCAAGGTCGCCGTCCGCTTGACGGTCGACCTGATCCCCGAAATTTCGGTGGTGGTCAAGGGATTGGGCGAGGAGGGGGAGGCGGAGCCGGAACCGGAGCCGGAACCGGCGGCGCCCGCCGCTCCCGCGCCGTAG
- a CDS encoding helix-turn-helix domain-containing protein: MADTLGSLLRKKRESLGLTLEKVEGFTRIRVKHLQAIESDDLSTIPSVVQARGFIRNYAAFLGFDPDELAGRIGATKLRPEKSRPPAVRPKPAGEPSAAADRPAAPGSPPEAASARPHSPITAPVVPRTAARAKPRPSGRARLRMDMLLGAAVTLVVVALLGWGGYHIALSVRGPATPTPTAPPETAPPAEASAASLAAPTDAGTAAPGSGPAGTDTAAPETAETGPAITPGTLSVSTPSATTVPTPWGGVYTDVRINVIVLQRAFLEVDVDGVRRFSGRVLPGQSYDFIGRQTVKISTGNGAAIRIVFNGVDEGKMGGFGEVASKTYTPTGVLAPTAAPTATPAVTPTPTSTKTP, encoded by the coding sequence ATGGCCGATACCCTCGGAAGCCTGTTGCGTAAAAAGCGGGAATCCCTCGGCCTGACTCTCGAAAAAGTCGAGGGATTCACTCGCATCCGCGTTAAACATCTGCAGGCGATCGAATCCGACGACCTAAGCACGATCCCCTCGGTCGTGCAAGCCCGCGGCTTCATCCGCAATTACGCGGCCTTTTTGGGTTTTGATCCGGATGAGCTCGCCGGTCGGATCGGCGCAACCAAGTTGCGGCCGGAGAAATCCCGTCCGCCCGCCGTGCGGCCCAAGCCCGCCGGTGAGCCGTCCGCGGCGGCGGACCGGCCGGCCGCCCCAGGATCTCCGCCGGAGGCTGCTTCCGCCCGTCCGCATTCGCCGATCACCGCGCCGGTCGTTCCGCGCACCGCGGCCCGCGCCAAACCACGGCCTTCCGGCCGCGCGCGGCTGCGCATGGATATGCTCCTCGGCGCCGCGGTGACGCTGGTGGTCGTCGCGCTCTTGGGATGGGGGGGATACCATATCGCGCTGAGCGTGAGAGGCCCGGCGACCCCGACTCCTACCGCTCCGCCTGAAACCGCGCCCCCCGCCGAAGCTTCAGCCGCAAGCCTCGCCGCCCCGACCGACGCCGGAACCGCGGCGCCCGGATCCGGACCGGCCGGGACCGATACCGCCGCTCCGGAGACGGCCGAAACCGGCCCGGCGATCACCCCCGGCACGCTGTCAGTCTCCACGCCGTCGGCCACCACCGTTCCCACACCTTGGGGAGGCGTGTACACCGACGTACGGATCAACGTTATCGTTCTGCAACGGGCCTTTCTCGAAGTGGATGTCGACGGTGTGCGGAGGTTTTCCGGCCGGGTTCTGCCGGGGCAGTCTTACGATTTCATCGGCCGGCAGACGGTGAAGATCTCCACCGGCAACGGCGCCGCCATCCGGATCGTCTTCAACGGCGTCGATGAGGGCAAGATGGGCGGTTTCGGCGAAGTGGCATCGAAGACCTATACGCCGACCGGAGTCCTTGCGCCGACCGCCGCGCCCACGGCCACGCCGGCCGTCACGCCCACCCCGACTTCCACAAAGACCCCCTGA
- the rimO gene encoding 30S ribosomal protein S12 methylthiotransferase RimO — MPVRKKFHVLTLGCPKNEVDSDSMAALLSAAGWKEARNPARADLVIVNTCGFIEPARAESLAALRGLAAAKRPGRRLIAAGCLSQLAGEGLLRDVPGLDGVIGTRRWMDLPLLLDRLDARKDGRPVLHLPAAPTVGADERGVLRAAVRGASAYLKIADGCNRACAFCAIPRIKGPPVSRPRQRILEEARILQDAGIRELILLAQDTTGYGRDLGERDGLPGLLEDIASAAPRIDWIRILYAFPGAVTPRLIEVMASIPRIVPYLDIPLQHAHPGILRRMHRPSDVDWVRRTVGEMRRRLPDLAVRTAFIVGFPGETPGQFDVLLDFMREMQFDHVGCFPFFREDGTPAASLADDVPPAEKENRRSWLMALQQEISESKNKAWIGRSLDVLIEGRKPGLAVGRSFRDAPEVDGLVFVEGGFPPGAMARIRVTGALPYDLFGVAEDEKAAGARRRPQRKRVRPD; from the coding sequence ATGCCCGTGCGGAAAAAATTCCATGTGCTGACGCTCGGCTGCCCCAAGAACGAGGTCGATTCGGATTCCATGGCGGCGCTGCTTTCGGCGGCGGGGTGGAAGGAAGCGCGCAATCCCGCTCGGGCGGATCTAGTGATCGTAAACACCTGCGGTTTCATCGAGCCGGCCCGCGCCGAATCGCTTGCCGCCCTCCGCGGATTGGCCGCCGCGAAGCGCCCCGGACGGCGGTTGATCGCGGCCGGGTGTCTTTCCCAACTCGCCGGAGAAGGATTGCTCCGCGATGTCCCCGGCCTCGACGGCGTCATCGGCACCCGGCGCTGGATGGATCTCCCGCTTCTCCTGGATCGATTGGACGCGCGCAAGGATGGCCGGCCGGTCCTGCACCTGCCGGCCGCGCCCACGGTGGGCGCCGACGAGCGCGGGGTGCTGCGCGCGGCGGTACGCGGAGCAAGCGCCTATCTGAAAATCGCCGACGGCTGCAACCGGGCCTGCGCCTTCTGCGCAATTCCGAGAATCAAAGGGCCGCCCGTCTCACGCCCCCGGCAACGGATCCTCGAGGAAGCGCGGATCCTGCAGGACGCCGGAATCCGCGAATTGATCCTGCTGGCGCAGGACACGACCGGCTACGGCCGCGACCTTGGGGAGCGCGACGGATTGCCCGGCCTCTTGGAAGACATCGCTTCCGCCGCGCCGCGCATCGACTGGATCCGGATCCTGTATGCGTTCCCGGGCGCGGTCACCCCGCGCCTGATCGAGGTCATGGCGTCGATCCCGCGGATCGTTCCGTACCTCGACATCCCCCTCCAGCACGCCCATCCCGGGATCCTGCGCCGGATGCACCGGCCGTCGGACGTGGATTGGGTGCGGCGCACGGTCGGGGAGATGCGCCGGCGCCTGCCGGACCTGGCCGTGCGCACCGCGTTCATCGTGGGCTTCCCCGGCGAGACGCCCGGACAATTCGACGTCCTGTTGGACTTCATGCGCGAGATGCAATTCGACCATGTCGGCTGTTTTCCATTTTTCCGCGAAGACGGGACTCCGGCCGCCTCCCTGGCCGACGATGTCCCGCCGGCCGAGAAGGAAAACCGCCGCAGTTGGCTGATGGCATTGCAGCAGGAGATTTCGGAGTCGAAAAACAAGGCTTGGATCGGGCGGAGCCTGGATGTCCTGATCGAGGGGCGGAAGCCGGGATTGGCCGTCGGCCGGTCGTTCCGCGACGCGCCCGAAGTGGACGGCTTGGTGTTCGTCGAGGGCGGATTCCCTCCGGGGGCGATGGCCCGAATCCGGGTGACCGGCGCACTGCCGTACGACCTGTTCGGCGTGGCGGAGGATGAAAAAGCGGCCGGCGCAAGGCGGCGGCCGCAGCGGAAGCGCGTTCGGCCGGATTGA
- a CDS encoding DUF1232 domain-containing protein encodes MSNPTPTLPAPSRNNVIKQTILRIRLVWRLLWDRRVPLPLKLIPFGGLVYLIVPFDFLSEWMFLVVGAIDDLGVLLGSLWLFVELCPDDVVKEHWENLAGNTVDGSWRKAGEEKGGDAPPKPE; translated from the coding sequence ATGTCCAACCCCACACCGACACTACCCGCACCTTCGCGCAACAACGTGATCAAGCAGACGATCCTGCGCATCCGGTTGGTCTGGAGGCTGTTGTGGGACCGGCGCGTTCCCCTGCCGCTGAAACTTATCCCCTTCGGGGGATTGGTGTATTTAATTGTGCCGTTTGATTTTCTGAGCGAATGGATGTTCCTAGTCGTCGGAGCCATCGACGATCTGGGGGTTCTGCTCGGAAGCCTGTGGCTGTTCGTGGAATTGTGCCCGGATGACGTGGTCAAGGAGCATTGGGAAAATCTGGCGGGAAACACGGTCGACGGCTCTTGGAGGAAAGCCGGAGAGGAAAAAGGCGGAGATGCTCCGCCAAAGCCGGAGTAG
- a CDS encoding metallophosphoesterase has protein sequence MRIAVLSDTHDNIWKLDSAMPHLAEADAILHCGDLCSPFVTKRLIEGVGGKPVLVVWGNNDGDRRAHTLVAAGAANVRFLGEFGDLTLDGLKIALVHYPEIARPLAECGKYDLVCYGHDHKANEERIGRTVLLNPGEVHGLYGRSTMALFMTGTKKVAMVELGS, from the coding sequence ATGCGGATTGCCGTCCTCAGCGATACGCACGATAATATTTGGAAGTTGGATTCCGCCATGCCGCACCTGGCGGAGGCCGACGCGATCCTGCATTGCGGCGACCTGTGTTCGCCGTTCGTCACCAAGCGCCTGATCGAGGGGGTCGGCGGCAAGCCGGTCCTGGTCGTGTGGGGCAACAACGACGGCGACAGGCGGGCGCACACGCTGGTCGCGGCCGGCGCCGCAAATGTCCGGTTCCTGGGGGAATTCGGCGACCTGACCCTCGACGGCTTGAAGATCGCGCTGGTCCACTATCCGGAAATCGCCCGGCCGCTCGCGGAATGCGGGAAGTACGATCTGGTGTGCTACGGACACGACCACAAGGCGAACGAGGAGCGCATCGGCCGGACGGTCCTTCTCAATCCGGGCGAGGTGCACGGTCTGTATGGACGCAGCACGATGGCGCTGTTCATGACCGGAACGAAAAAGGTGGCGATGGTGGAGCTGGGGAGTTAA
- a CDS encoding PIG-L family deacetylase has product MPGRKRLLAVFAHPDDESFGAGGTLALYAARGAQVHLICATRGELGEAPPDRQGFATVAEMRESELHCAGRILGLAGIHFLGYRDSGMPGAADNRHPRALAAAPRSEVARNTAGLIRQLRPQVIVTFDPVGGYFHPDHIAAHRAAVDAFSLASDPAAFPGDGPPYSPQKLYFHLLPLRLIRWAERLLRWVGRDPSRFGRKGDIDLTALAKVSFPVHARIDIRPALAAKREAAACHVSQGGGAAAGLPLGLARVFGASEAFMRGRPQPPPSRIERDLFAGVDEER; this is encoded by the coding sequence GTGCCCGGAAGGAAGCGGTTGCTGGCGGTGTTCGCGCACCCGGACGATGAATCGTTCGGGGCGGGCGGAACGCTGGCGCTGTACGCCGCCCGCGGCGCGCAAGTGCACCTGATCTGCGCCACCCGCGGGGAGCTTGGAGAGGCGCCGCCGGACAGGCAAGGTTTTGCGACCGTCGCGGAAATGCGCGAGTCCGAACTCCATTGCGCGGGCCGGATCTTGGGATTGGCGGGCATTCATTTCCTGGGATACCGCGATTCCGGCATGCCGGGCGCGGCCGACAACCGCCATCCCCGGGCGCTGGCGGCCGCGCCGCGTTCCGAGGTTGCCCGCAATACGGCCGGCCTCATCCGTCAACTCCGGCCGCAGGTGATCGTCACCTTCGATCCGGTCGGGGGATACTTCCATCCGGACCATATCGCCGCCCATCGGGCGGCCGTCGACGCATTCTCCCTGGCGTCCGATCCGGCGGCCTTTCCCGGGGACGGGCCGCCCTATAGCCCCCAAAAGCTTTATTTCCATCTCCTCCCGCTTCGGTTGATCCGCTGGGCGGAACGCCTTCTGCGGTGGGTCGGGCGGGATCCAAGCCGTTTTGGCCGGAAGGGGGATATCGACCTGACCGCTCTGGCGAAGGTGTCGTTCCCGGTCCATGCCCGGATCGATATTCGACCGGCGCTGGCGGCCAAGCGCGAGGCGGCGGCCTGTCATGTCAGTCAGGGAGGCGGCGCGGCGGCCGGCCTGCCATTGGGGCTGGCGCGGGTGTTCGGCGCATCGGAAGCCTTCATGCGCGGCCGCCCCCAACCCCCTCCGTCGCGGATCGAGCGGGATCTGTTCGCCGGCGTGGACGAAGAACGTTGA
- a CDS encoding cold-shock protein: MADRIVGTVKWFNATKGYGFIARDGGEDVFVHFSAITMEGYKKLHEGQKVEFEIETGPKGLQAARVTPME; this comes from the coding sequence ATGGCAGATCGTATCGTCGGTACCGTAAAGTGGTTCAATGCCACCAAGGGCTACGGCTTCATCGCCCGCGATGGCGGCGAGGACGTGTTCGTGCACTTTTCGGCGATCACAATGGAGGGATACAAGAAGCTGCACGAAGGCCAGAAGGTCGAGTTCGAAATCGAAACCGGCCCCAAGGGTCTTCAGGCGGCTCGGGTCACCCCGATGGAATAA
- a CDS encoding phenylalanine--tRNA ligase subunit beta has translation MRVPLSWLKEYVDFDLTPEELAKRLTFAGLEVEAVEYIGLAPHNGHIDGLPPADAPGPKAKGLAWDRSKIVVGRVFEVMPHPNADRLVLCRLDDGQTIHTVLTGAPNLFPYKGQGPLARPLKVAYAREGSVLYDGHQPGQVLATLSRMKIRGVESYSMICSEKELGISEAHEGVMILSDDAPVGAPLADYLGDVIFTVKINPNMARNACLVGIAREVAALTGRKLRPPSYGMKAEGESLRKQLKIRIEHPDLNPRFTAVLIRGVSIGPSPEWMQRRLTRAGMRPINNIVDITNYVMLETGQPLHAFDWDSLAARAGGPVTIVTRTAKQGETLTTLDGAERRLDEFTVLVCDEKGALSIAGVMGGAESEVRDETKNILLEAAAWDYINIRRTVDAQKLPSEAAFRFSRGVHPAVALRGLSRAAELMRTLGGGAISRDVVDAYPKKAPIVRVDLPLKEVRRLLGIHIPLKKVAQILESLEFSCRVKETAPRRKRKGKIADEDVTLQVAAPDHRLDIGKGVIGQADLIEEIARIYGYDRIPEAQIGDLLPKQRSNTSLEQEEAARDLLVDLGLQEVLTYHLTAPEREAGMYPPGGKPPDPAYIRLANPIVPERCVMRRSVLAAVLETAARNAAHTDRIALFELGPVYLPGANPLPDEPAQLAIVMAGPRTDGDWRPADRTPMDFYDLKGILEEWFAGLHLDGIAFESASDPRFHPGRCAKILLGGHPVGVAGQMHPQTAARYEWAGRDLLAAELEFELLRPGLQQRYAIAPISDYPPVLEDLAVAVPEAMPARRVIQTIRSAGGGLLKRIRLFDVYRGEQAGAGMKSLAFSLAYQSSDKTLSNAEAAELRGRIIEALEGDLGGKVRR, from the coding sequence ATGAGAGTGCCTCTTTCCTGGCTGAAAGAATACGTCGACTTCGACCTCACCCCCGAGGAACTCGCCAAACGGCTGACCTTCGCCGGACTGGAGGTGGAGGCGGTCGAATACATCGGCCTAGCCCCGCACAACGGCCACATCGACGGGCTGCCGCCCGCCGACGCGCCGGGCCCCAAAGCCAAGGGGCTGGCCTGGGACCGGTCGAAGATCGTCGTCGGCCGCGTGTTCGAGGTGATGCCGCATCCGAACGCCGACCGCCTGGTGCTGTGCCGGCTCGACGACGGGCAGACGATCCACACCGTGCTCACCGGCGCGCCGAACCTGTTCCCCTACAAAGGCCAGGGACCGCTCGCCCGGCCGCTCAAGGTGGCCTACGCCCGCGAGGGATCGGTGCTCTACGACGGCCACCAGCCGGGGCAGGTGCTCGCCACCCTCTCGCGGATGAAGATCCGCGGCGTGGAATCCTATTCGATGATCTGCTCCGAGAAGGAGCTGGGGATTTCCGAGGCGCACGAGGGCGTGATGATTCTTTCCGACGACGCCCCGGTTGGAGCGCCGCTCGCCGATTACCTGGGCGACGTGATCTTCACGGTCAAGATCAACCCCAACATGGCCCGCAACGCCTGCCTGGTGGGAATCGCCCGCGAAGTGGCCGCCCTCACCGGCCGCAAGCTCCGGCCGCCTTCCTACGGGATGAAGGCCGAGGGCGAATCCCTCCGCAAACAGCTGAAGATCCGAATCGAACACCCGGACCTCAATCCGCGCTTCACCGCGGTTCTCATCCGCGGGGTGTCGATCGGACCCAGCCCGGAGTGGATGCAGCGCCGGCTGACCCGCGCGGGGATGCGCCCGATCAACAACATCGTCGACATCACCAACTATGTGATGCTCGAGACCGGCCAGCCCCTGCACGCCTTCGACTGGGATTCGCTCGCCGCGCGCGCCGGCGGGCCGGTGACGATCGTCACCCGCACCGCCAAGCAGGGCGAAACGCTGACCACGCTCGACGGCGCGGAGCGCAGGCTCGACGAATTCACCGTCTTGGTCTGCGACGAAAAGGGCGCGCTGTCGATCGCCGGGGTGATGGGCGGCGCGGAGAGCGAAGTCCGCGACGAAACCAAGAACATCCTGCTGGAAGCCGCCGCCTGGGATTACATCAACATCCGGCGGACCGTCGACGCGCAAAAGCTGCCCTCGGAAGCCGCTTTCCGCTTCTCGCGCGGCGTGCACCCCGCGGTCGCCCTGCGCGGACTCTCGCGCGCCGCCGAACTGATGCGCACCCTCGGCGGGGGCGCCATCTCGCGCGACGTGGTTGACGCCTACCCCAAAAAGGCGCCGATCGTGCGCGTGGATCTGCCGTTAAAGGAGGTCCGCCGCCTGCTCGGAATACACATCCCGCTCAAGAAGGTGGCGCAAATCCTGGAAAGCCTGGAGTTCTCCTGCCGGGTGAAAGAAACCGCCCCGCGCCGGAAACGGAAGGGGAAGATCGCCGACGAGGACGTCACCCTGCAGGTCGCCGCGCCCGACCACCGCCTCGACATCGGAAAAGGCGTGATCGGCCAAGCCGACCTGATCGAGGAGATTGCGCGGATCTACGGATACGACCGCATCCCCGAAGCGCAAATCGGGGACCTCTTGCCCAAGCAGCGCTCGAACACCTCCTTGGAACAGGAAGAAGCCGCCCGGGATCTCTTGGTGGACCTCGGACTGCAGGAGGTTCTGACCTACCATCTGACGGCGCCCGAACGCGAAGCCGGGATGTACCCGCCGGGCGGCAAACCTCCGGATCCCGCATACATCCGGCTTGCCAATCCGATCGTCCCGGAACGCTGCGTGATGCGCCGTTCGGTGCTCGCGGCGGTGCTGGAAACCGCCGCCCGCAACGCCGCCCACACCGACCGGATCGCCCTGTTCGAACTCGGCCCGGTCTACCTTCCCGGCGCGAATCCGCTCCCGGACGAACCGGCCCAGCTGGCGATCGTGATGGCCGGCCCGCGGACGGACGGGGACTGGCGGCCCGCCGACCGCACGCCGATGGATTTTTACGACCTGAAAGGGATCCTCGAGGAATGGTTCGCCGGCCTGCACCTTGACGGCATCGCCTTCGAATCGGCGTCCGATCCGCGGTTTCATCCTGGGCGCTGCGCCAAGATCCTCCTCGGCGGCCATCCGGTCGGCGTCGCGGGGCAAATGCATCCGCAAACCGCCGCGCGCTACGAATGGGCGGGGCGGGATCTCCTGGCGGCCGAACTCGAGTTCGAACTTCTGCGGCCGGGCTTGCAGCAGCGTTACGCGATCGCGCCGATCTCCGACTATCCGCCGGTGCTCGAGGACTTGGCCGTCGCCGTGCCGGAAGCGATGCCCGCCCGGCGGGTGATCCAAACCATCCGCAGTGCGGGCGGCGGGCTGTTGAAGCGAATCCGGCTGTTCGACGTCTACCGCGGCGAGCAGGCGGGGGCGGGCATGAAGAGTCTGGCTTTTTCGCTGGCTTACCAATCGTCCGACAAGACCCTCTCGAACGCCGAGGCGGCCGAACTGCGCGGACGAATCATCGAGGCATTGGAAGGGGATTTGGGCGGGAAGGTGCGGCGGTAG
- the pheS gene encoding phenylalanine--tRNA ligase subunit alpha produces the protein MLEQLETIEKDSLAALEAVKDSAALAAWKTAHLGRSAPLSTFLGDLGKLPAEQRPQAGKRGNEIKRALEAAYGRRGQALEAADLERALHSEQLDVTLPGRPVRRGRLHPSSQVLRRIYAVWADMGFQVYRSPNVESDEYNFTLLNIPPHHPARDMWDTFYTTDPGVLLRTHTSPGQIHAMREYAPGPVRVILPGMCYRYEQITARSEIQFHQVEGLAVGPGITFANLKGTLADFARRMWGETVRTQFRADHFPFTEPSLEMDIECFLCAGKGCPVCKYSGWLEILGAGMVHPTVLSNGGYDPKTVSGFAFGMGPERIAMLRHGIEDIRYFWGNDLRFLEQF, from the coding sequence ATGTTGGAACAATTGGAAACAATCGAAAAAGACTCCCTGGCCGCGCTGGAAGCGGTGAAGGATTCCGCCGCGCTCGCGGCGTGGAAGACGGCCCACCTCGGCCGCAGCGCGCCGCTTTCGACCTTCCTCGGCGACCTGGGCAAACTTCCCGCCGAGCAGCGGCCGCAGGCCGGCAAGCGCGGAAACGAAATCAAACGCGCGCTCGAGGCCGCCTACGGGCGGCGCGGGCAAGCGCTCGAGGCGGCCGATCTGGAGCGCGCGCTGCACAGCGAACAGCTTGACGTCACCCTGCCGGGCAGGCCCGTCCGCCGCGGGCGCCTGCATCCTTCTTCGCAGGTTCTGCGCCGGATCTACGCCGTCTGGGCCGACATGGGATTCCAGGTCTACCGCAGTCCGAACGTGGAATCCGACGAGTACAACTTCACCCTGCTCAACATCCCGCCCCACCACCCGGCGCGCGACATGTGGGACACCTTCTACACCACCGATCCGGGCGTCTTGCTGCGCACCCACACCAGCCCGGGGCAGATCCACGCGATGCGCGAGTATGCGCCCGGACCGGTGCGGGTGATTCTGCCCGGGATGTGCTACCGCTACGAGCAGATCACCGCGCGCTCGGAGATCCAATTCCACCAGGTGGAAGGCCTGGCGGTGGGGCCCGGCATCACCTTCGCCAACCTGAAGGGGACCCTGGCGGATTTCGCCCGCCGGATGTGGGGCGAAACCGTGCGCACCCAATTCCGCGCCGATCACTTCCCCTTCACCGAACCCAGCCTGGAAATGGACATCGAATGCTTCCTGTGCGCCGGGAAGGGCTGTCCGGTGTGCAAGTACAGCGGCTGGCTGGAAATCCTCGGCGCCGGGATGGTCCACCCGACGGTGCTGAGCAACGGCGGGTACGATCCGAAAACCGTCTCCGGCTTCGCCTTCGGCATGGGGCCGGAGCGGATCGCCATGCTGCGCCACGGGATCGAGGACATCCGCTATTTCTGGGGCAACGATCTTCGATTTTTGGAACAGTTCTGA